The nucleotide sequence ATAGTTAACGAGTCTGCAAAGGGCAAACAGGCAAAGAGTCTCCTTGAGGCTAAAATAGCAAAGGCAAGGAGGAAGATAGAGTCCCTCCAGAAAGAAATTGAGAAGATAAAGAAAGACCTCTCCTCTCCTGTCCTCAGCAAAGAGGCAAAAGAGCAGAAAGAGACAGAGCTTCAGCAGAAGATAAGGGAGCTCCGAAGGTTTCAACAGGATGCCCAGATAGAGATAGCAAACCTTGAGAAGAAGTACACCTACGAAATTATTAACGAGGCGGTTAAGGTAATAAAGAACTACCAGAAGGA is from Thermovibrio guaymasensis and encodes:
- a CDS encoding OmpH family outer membrane protein, which translates into the protein MKKLFTVGLIATLAFGTLNPAVAKTSKAQNQQFVVYYVDMQRIVNESAKGKQAKSLLEAKIAKARRKIESLQKEIEKIKKDLSSPVLSKEAKEQKETELQQKIRELRRFQQDAQIEIANLEKKYTYEIINEAVKVIKNYQKDHRIPMIIEAREAGIIAADPKYDLTEKIIKLYDQQAGK